One segment of Microbispora sp. ZYX-F-249 DNA contains the following:
- a CDS encoding alpha/beta hydrolase family protein, producing the protein MKNLLVAGAIALSPLTGGASAAPEPAPALPAPTGHYAVGRSDVHLVDSHRPDPWVDGRPRELMVSVWYPAVRAKGTTAPYVTPQESALILKGFPQLKDLPPDTLTKTRTYARADAPALAKKGGWPLVVMSPGMTMPRATLTSLAEEFASRGYVVAGIEHTYESVATTFPGGRTVTFEAGAGGQTPELGEKVARVRAADTTFVLDRLERAGRWNRLIDERGVAMVGHSIGGQSAAHLLPVSDRIRAAVNLDGSYNPATPAEPITKPFMMIGNPRQRPVTGGEPKSWDLFWPHVTGEWKHWLTVTGAEHVSFVDYAVLGPQLGMRVAPIDGARSLRITRDYVTAFLDTHLKGKRRPLLDGPSAKYPEVRFW; encoded by the coding sequence ATGAAGAACCTCCTCGTCGCCGGGGCGATCGCCCTGTCGCCCCTCACCGGCGGCGCCTCCGCCGCTCCCGAGCCCGCGCCCGCCCTGCCCGCTCCGACCGGGCACTACGCGGTCGGACGGTCCGACGTCCATCTGGTCGACTCCCACCGGCCCGACCCCTGGGTGGACGGCAGGCCGCGGGAGTTGATGGTCTCCGTCTGGTATCCGGCCGTGAGGGCGAAGGGCACGACCGCGCCGTACGTCACCCCGCAGGAGTCGGCGCTGATCCTCAAGGGATTTCCCCAGCTGAAGGACCTCCCGCCGGACACGCTCACGAAGACGAGGACGTACGCCCGCGCCGACGCGCCCGCGCTGGCGAAGAAGGGCGGATGGCCGCTGGTGGTCATGTCGCCCGGCATGACCATGCCACGGGCCACGCTGACCTCGCTGGCCGAGGAGTTCGCGAGCCGGGGCTACGTCGTCGCGGGCATCGAGCACACCTACGAGTCGGTCGCCACCACGTTCCCCGGCGGCAGGACCGTCACGTTCGAGGCCGGTGCGGGTGGTCAGACCCCGGAGCTGGGGGAGAAGGTCGCCCGGGTGCGGGCGGCCGACACGACCTTCGTGCTGGACCGGCTGGAGCGGGCCGGGCGCTGGAACCGGCTGATCGACGAACGCGGGGTCGCGATGGTCGGGCACTCGATCGGCGGCCAGAGCGCCGCCCATCTGCTTCCCGTGAGCGACCGGATCAGGGCCGCGGTCAACCTGGACGGCTCCTACAACCCCGCGACCCCCGCCGAACCGATCACCAAGCCGTTCATGATGATCGGCAACCCGCGGCAGCGGCCGGTCACCGGCGGGGAGCCGAAGTCGTGGGACCTGTTCTGGCCCCACGTCACCGGTGAATGGAAGCACTGGCTCACCGTCACCGGCGCCGAGCACGTGAGCTTCGTCGACTACGCGGTGCTCGGACCGCAGCTCGGCATGCGGGTGGCCCCGATCGACGGTGCGCGATCCCTCCGGATCACCCGGGACTACGTCACCGCCTTCCTCGACACGCACCTGAAGGGCAAGCGGCGGCCCCTGCTGGACGGGCCGTCGGCGAAGTATCCGGAAGTCCGCTTCTGGTAG
- a CDS encoding response regulator transcription factor has product MRVVIAEDSVLLREGLAGLLERFGYDVAAAVGDAPALIAAVAERDPDVVIADVRMPPGFTDEGLRAVLELRAARPSLPVLVLSQYVEQTYAAELLDQAGAGGVGYLLKDRIGDVAQFAGAVTTVAGGGTVIDPEVVRQLLRGRGDPLARLTPREREVLALVAEGRSNAAIARALFVSEAAVAKHIASILAKLDLPPDADDHRRVLAVLAYLRAS; this is encoded by the coding sequence GTGCGCGTGGTGATCGCCGAAGACTCGGTGCTCCTCCGCGAGGGCCTGGCCGGCCTGCTGGAGCGCTTCGGGTACGACGTCGCGGCCGCGGTGGGCGACGCACCCGCGCTGATCGCGGCCGTCGCCGAGCGGGACCCGGACGTCGTGATCGCGGACGTGCGCATGCCCCCCGGCTTCACTGACGAGGGGCTGCGGGCCGTGCTGGAGCTGCGGGCGGCCCGGCCGTCCCTTCCGGTGCTCGTGCTCAGCCAGTACGTCGAGCAGACCTACGCGGCCGAGCTGCTCGACCAGGCGGGCGCCGGAGGCGTCGGCTACCTGCTCAAGGACCGGATCGGCGACGTCGCGCAGTTCGCCGGCGCGGTGACGACGGTCGCGGGCGGCGGCACGGTGATCGACCCGGAAGTGGTCAGGCAACTGCTGCGCGGGCGCGGTGACCCGCTGGCCCGGCTCACGCCGCGCGAGCGCGAGGTCCTCGCCCTGGTCGCGGAGGGCCGCTCCAACGCCGCGATCGCCCGCGCGCTGTTCGTCTCCGAGGCGGCCGTCGCCAAGCACATCGCGAGCATCCTGGCCAAGCTCGACCTTCCTCCGGACGCCGACGACCACCGCCGGGTGCTCGCCGTCCTCGCCTACCTGCGCGCCTCGTGA
- a CDS encoding DUF6789 family protein encodes MMRNLVNGAVGGALATAVYSAMLMAADKAGVLEEPPPRRFARLTLPGRDKPKRGENVLGTIAHFAFGSSCGSMLGLLSAGQRVPVPIGTAYGLLVWYFGCQGLAPSIGAHPPVPKDRVGRQAALLAGHLMWGTALALALNRLRTEKTPLTAEIAPRVREQVRRVMPTPQPVSAR; translated from the coding sequence ATGATGCGCAACCTGGTGAACGGCGCCGTCGGCGGCGCGCTCGCGACGGCCGTGTACAGCGCGATGCTGATGGCGGCGGACAAGGCCGGCGTGCTGGAGGAGCCGCCGCCGCGCCGGTTCGCGCGGCTGACCCTTCCCGGGCGCGACAAGCCCAAGAGGGGCGAGAACGTGCTCGGGACGATCGCCCACTTCGCGTTCGGCTCCTCCTGCGGTTCGATGCTCGGCCTGCTGTCGGCCGGTCAGCGGGTGCCCGTCCCGATCGGCACGGCGTACGGGTTGCTGGTGTGGTACTTCGGCTGCCAGGGCCTCGCGCCGAGCATCGGCGCGCACCCGCCCGTCCCGAAGGACCGCGTGGGACGCCAGGCCGCGCTGCTGGCGGGACACCTGATGTGGGGCACCGCGCTCGCCCTCGCGCTCAACCGGTTGCGGACCGAGAAGACGCCGCTGACCGCCGAGATCGCTCCCCGCGTACGCGAGCAGGTGCGGCGTGTCATGCCCACCCCCCAGCCGGTCTCCGCACGCTGA
- a CDS encoding sensor histidine kinase gives MNILDRALPWVLGGAVFLLCAGSAYGWAGVATTLPAPVSLAVAAAAAAAAVVARRSVWPVTVVAAVAYIWLAMWPPVVVASYYAGLQLGRRRALWLYAAGASAVWALGGVVSSLSGGHRALAMGSSPNVLILGGALAGLPLVAGLWSHARRQVLVAMREQAEQLVREQVLRADQARAQERARIAREMHDVVAHRVSLMVLHAGALEVGAPDERTARAAALIGDVGREALSDLREVLGVLRARDASRDPQPTLADLDRLLARSRALGLVVNRRDEGPARPIGQSAERTAYRVVQEALTNVHKHAGGAETDVVVRHLPAGLEVVIRNAPSAASRVLPKSGWGLVGLRERVELLGGTLEAGPCEGGFQVRARIPAA, from the coding sequence GTGAACATCCTGGATCGGGCCCTGCCGTGGGTGCTCGGCGGCGCGGTGTTCCTGCTCTGCGCGGGCTCCGCGTACGGCTGGGCCGGTGTCGCGACGACGCTGCCCGCCCCCGTGTCGCTGGCGGTCGCCGCGGCCGCGGCGGCGGCCGCCGTCGTCGCCAGGCGTTCGGTGTGGCCGGTGACCGTGGTGGCGGCTGTCGCCTACATCTGGCTCGCGATGTGGCCGCCCGTGGTCGTGGCCTCCTATTACGCGGGACTCCAGCTGGGGCGCCGCCGGGCCCTGTGGCTCTACGCGGCCGGCGCGTCCGCCGTGTGGGCGCTGGGCGGAGTCGTCTCCTCTCTGAGCGGCGGCCACCGGGCGCTGGCGATGGGCTCTTCGCCCAACGTGCTCATCCTGGGTGGTGCGCTGGCCGGGCTTCCCCTGGTGGCCGGCTTGTGGAGCCACGCCAGGCGGCAGGTGCTCGTGGCCATGCGGGAGCAGGCCGAACAACTGGTGCGGGAGCAGGTCCTGCGCGCGGATCAGGCACGCGCCCAGGAACGCGCCCGCATCGCGCGGGAGATGCACGACGTGGTCGCGCACCGGGTGTCGCTGATGGTCCTGCACGCGGGCGCGCTGGAGGTCGGCGCGCCGGACGAGCGTACGGCCCGGGCGGCCGCTCTGATCGGCGACGTCGGCAGGGAGGCGCTGAGCGACCTGCGCGAGGTGCTCGGCGTCCTGCGCGCGCGGGACGCCTCCCGCGACCCGCAGCCCACACTGGCCGACCTCGACCGGCTGCTCGCGCGGTCTCGCGCTCTCGGCCTCGTGGTCAACCGGCGTGACGAGGGCCCGGCCCGCCCGATCGGGCAGTCGGCGGAACGCACCGCCTATCGGGTGGTGCAGGAGGCGCTGACCAACGTGCACAAGCACGCCGGCGGCGCCGAGACCGACGTGGTCGTCCGTCACCTGCCCGCCGGTCTGGAGGTCGTCATCCGCAACGCGCCGTCCGCCGCGAGCCGGGTGCTTCCGAAGTCCGGCTGGGGCCTGGTCGGCCTGCGCGAACGCGTCGAGTTGCTCGGGGGCACCCTGGAGGCCGGTCCGTGCGAAGGCGGTTTCCAGGTGCGGGCGAGGATTCCCGCCGCATGA
- a CDS encoding response regulator transcription factor, producing MIRVLVVDDEALVRSGLRMILESAGGVVVVGEARDGEEAIGAAARLRPEVVLMDVRMPGMDGLTAAGRLLRAVDAPKVVMLTTFDLDEYVHEALRLGAVGFLLKDTPPRELIAAVRTVAEGNATVSPTVLKRILGSFAHKAPSRAEAARERLAALTAREEDVVRALARGLSNAEIGRELKLSEPTVKAHVSRLLAKLGLANRVQAAILVHDADLA from the coding sequence ATGATCCGCGTACTGGTCGTCGATGACGAGGCGCTGGTCAGGTCTGGGCTGCGGATGATCCTGGAATCGGCGGGCGGCGTGGTGGTCGTCGGCGAGGCCCGCGACGGCGAGGAGGCGATCGGCGCGGCCGCCCGGCTCAGGCCCGAGGTCGTCCTCATGGACGTCCGGATGCCCGGCATGGACGGCCTCACGGCCGCGGGACGGCTCCTGCGCGCCGTCGACGCCCCGAAGGTGGTCATGCTGACCACCTTCGACCTGGACGAGTACGTCCACGAGGCGCTGCGTCTCGGCGCCGTGGGATTCCTGCTCAAGGACACCCCGCCACGTGAACTGATCGCCGCGGTGCGCACGGTCGCCGAGGGCAACGCGACGGTCTCACCCACCGTGCTGAAAAGGATTCTCGGCTCGTTCGCGCACAAGGCGCCCTCGCGGGCCGAGGCCGCGCGCGAACGGCTCGCCGCGCTCACGGCGAGGGAGGAGGACGTGGTCAGGGCGCTGGCACGCGGCCTGTCGAACGCCGAGATCGGGCGGGAGCTGAAGCTGTCGGAACCGACCGTGAAGGCGCACGTTAGTCGGCTGCTCGCCAAGCTGGGCCTGGCCAACAGGGTGCAGGCGGCGATCCTCGTGCACGACGCCGACCTCGCCTGA
- a CDS encoding ABC transporter ATP-binding protein: protein MTPTGTTRATGQVVLLDSVRVVYGSGPGAVTALDGVTLGFGRGTFTAVMGPSGSGKSTLLHCAAGLDRPAAGTVLIDGTDLGRLDEKALTLLRRDRVGFVFQDYNLVDALTAEENVALPLRLAGRRPAAASVRDALGEVGLAHRAGHRPAELSGGERQRVAIARMLIARSEGTEPAVLFADEPTGALDSAASRTVMELLRGLVDTRGQTVVMVTHDPAAAAYADRVVLLADGRIDGELDRSSAAEIAARMTLLEEAS, encoded by the coding sequence ATGACACCGACCGGCACGACGCGGGCAACCGGGCAGGTGGTCCTGCTCGACTCGGTCCGCGTGGTCTACGGCAGCGGGCCGGGCGCGGTGACCGCTCTTGACGGCGTGACCCTCGGATTCGGCCGGGGGACCTTCACGGCCGTGATGGGACCGTCGGGCTCCGGCAAGTCCACGCTGCTGCACTGCGCCGCCGGGCTCGATCGTCCGGCGGCCGGGACCGTGCTCATCGACGGCACCGACCTCGGCCGGCTGGACGAGAAGGCGCTCACCCTGCTGCGCCGGGACAGGGTCGGTTTCGTCTTCCAGGACTACAACCTGGTCGACGCGCTCACCGCCGAGGAGAACGTGGCGCTGCCCCTGCGCCTGGCCGGCCGCCGACCCGCCGCCGCCTCGGTGCGCGACGCGCTGGGTGAGGTCGGCCTGGCCCACCGGGCCGGGCATCGGCCCGCCGAGCTGTCCGGCGGCGAGCGGCAGCGGGTCGCGATCGCCCGCATGCTGATCGCCCGGTCGGAGGGAACCGAGCCCGCCGTGCTCTTCGCCGACGAGCCGACCGGCGCGCTCGACAGCGCCGCGTCCCGCACGGTCATGGAGCTCCTGCGCGGGCTCGTGGACACCCGCGGGCAGACCGTCGTGATGGTCACCCACGACCCCGCCGCCGCGGCGTACGCGGACCGGGTGGTGCTGCTGGCGGACGGCAGGATCGACGGGGAGCTGGACCGGTCGAGCGCCGCCGAGATCGCCGCGCGCATGACCCTGCTGGAGGAAGCGTCGTGA
- a CDS encoding DedA family protein — protein MSHAVLDLVQQVMSSPWLYVALFALALLDGFFPVVPAETSVITAAVFAASGETNLALVIGVAALGACAGDHISYLLGSRSAGRLRDKKLFVWARDTLAERGGLVLVVARYIPGGRTATTLTMGAVRYPLRSFTLFDAIAAGSWAVYSGLIGFFGGMAFENDPIKGLLLGLGIALSITGIAELVRWLRKRRAARPAPERLPARTSA, from the coding sequence ATGTCGCACGCCGTCCTCGACCTGGTCCAGCAGGTGATGTCGTCGCCCTGGTTGTACGTGGCGCTTTTCGCCCTGGCGTTGCTCGACGGGTTCTTCCCTGTCGTGCCGGCCGAGACCTCGGTGATCACCGCCGCGGTGTTCGCCGCGTCGGGCGAGACCAACCTGGCCCTGGTCATCGGTGTCGCGGCTCTCGGGGCCTGCGCCGGTGACCACATCTCCTACCTGCTCGGCAGCAGGTCGGCGGGCAGGTTGCGGGACAAGAAGTTGTTCGTCTGGGCGCGCGACACCCTGGCGGAACGGGGTGGCCTCGTGCTCGTCGTGGCCAGGTACATCCCCGGCGGGCGCACCGCGACCACTCTCACCATGGGCGCCGTACGGTACCCGCTGCGCTCGTTCACCCTCTTCGACGCGATCGCGGCGGGCTCGTGGGCGGTGTACTCCGGGCTGATCGGCTTCTTCGGCGGCATGGCGTTCGAGAACGACCCGATCAAGGGCCTGCTCCTCGGCCTCGGCATCGCGCTGTCGATCACCGGGATCGCCGAGCTGGTGAGATGGCTCAGGAAGCGACGCGCGGCCCGTCCGGCCCCGGAGCGTCTTCCCGCGCGCACGTCCGCCTGA
- a CDS encoding PPOX class F420-dependent oxidoreductase, with protein MSKLDENAVALLKEAVHAWVTTIRPDGSLHNTVVWVDVDGDEVVFNTAVGRAKERHLRDDPRVSVSVLDPQNAFRFVSVSGIAKLELEGADAVIDGLAKKYLGVDTYPYRQPGEQRITVRVVPEKVISSAGR; from the coding sequence ATGAGCAAGCTCGATGAGAACGCCGTAGCTCTGCTGAAGGAAGCGGTCCACGCCTGGGTGACGACCATCAGGCCGGACGGATCGCTGCACAACACCGTGGTGTGGGTCGACGTCGACGGAGACGAGGTCGTCTTCAACACCGCCGTGGGGCGGGCGAAGGAGCGGCACCTGCGCGACGACCCCCGGGTGTCGGTCAGCGTGCTCGACCCGCAGAACGCCTTCCGCTTCGTCAGCGTCTCGGGCATCGCGAAGCTGGAGCTGGAAGGCGCGGACGCGGTGATCGACGGCCTGGCGAAGAAATACCTCGGGGTGGACACCTACCCCTACCGGCAGCCGGGGGAGCAGCGCATCACCGTGCGCGTCGTCCCCGAGAAGGTCATCTCCAGCGCCGGCCGCTGA
- a CDS encoding sensor histidine kinase translates to MAAPILAPIAPAAAPAALAPRTALDALTGPPGRFLTSVWPWRSLAYLLTGAVPGFAFATVLSSARAVGGVAGAITAVPVAVLVAAALLVPVAWFERWRLRLADRQPVHGPPGGRWPGWREAGHALVALVVLGWVDLLVAAVAIAGPAVLILSPVVQPISPEGEATLGETFIGSAAGLLLVPVAAYTVAAWAGARAAMARAMLVPQEAETREVARSRARLVDAFEAERRRIERDLHDGAQQRLVALSMKLGLAGLDLPPGSPAALRLEEARELAGQALAELRELIRGVHPQVLADRGLPAAVRDVAGRSPVPARVDIALDGRLPARVEAAAYYVVCEALANVAKHSGAGSCVVRGRLRRGVLVLEVADDGRGGADPARGTGLTGLADRVAAVEGTLGVESPCGGPTTVRAEIPCAW, encoded by the coding sequence GTGGCCGCCCCCATCCTCGCCCCCATCGCCCCCGCCGCCGCCCCCGCAGCCCTCGCACCCCGGACCGCGCTGGACGCGCTCACCGGGCCCCCGGGCCGCTTCCTGACCTCCGTCTGGCCTTGGCGCTCCCTGGCGTACCTGCTGACCGGTGCCGTTCCGGGGTTCGCGTTCGCCACCGTGCTGTCGTCGGCGCGCGCGGTCGGCGGCGTCGCGGGCGCGATCACCGCGGTTCCGGTGGCCGTCCTGGTGGCCGCCGCGCTGCTGGTGCCCGTGGCCTGGTTCGAGCGGTGGCGGCTGCGGCTCGCGGACCGGCAGCCGGTGCACGGGCCGCCGGGCGGCCGGTGGCCGGGGTGGCGGGAGGCGGGGCACGCCCTCGTGGCGCTGGTCGTGCTCGGCTGGGTGGACCTGCTGGTGGCGGCGGTCGCGATCGCCGGGCCGGCCGTGCTGATCCTTTCTCCGGTCGTGCAGCCGATCAGCCCCGAGGGTGAGGCCACGCTGGGGGAGACCTTCATCGGCTCGGCGGCCGGACTGCTGCTGGTGCCCGTGGCCGCGTACACGGTCGCCGCCTGGGCGGGCGCCCGGGCGGCGATGGCGCGGGCGATGCTCGTCCCGCAGGAGGCCGAGACGCGCGAGGTCGCGCGGTCCCGGGCGCGGCTGGTGGACGCCTTCGAGGCCGAGCGCCGCCGTATCGAGCGCGACCTGCACGACGGCGCGCAGCAGCGGCTGGTGGCCCTGTCGATGAAGCTCGGCCTGGCCGGGCTCGACCTTCCGCCGGGCTCGCCCGCGGCCCTGCGGCTGGAGGAGGCCCGCGAACTGGCGGGACAGGCGCTCGCGGAGCTGCGCGAGCTGATCCGCGGGGTCCATCCGCAGGTGCTCGCCGACCGCGGGCTGCCCGCCGCCGTACGCGACGTCGCCGGAAGGTCGCCGGTGCCCGCCCGGGTGGACATCGCACTGGACGGGCGGCTGCCCGCCAGGGTGGAGGCGGCGGCCTACTACGTCGTCTGCGAGGCGCTGGCGAACGTGGCCAAGCACAGCGGCGCGGGTTCCTGCGTGGTGCGCGGCCGGCTGCGCCGGGGCGTGCTCGTGCTGGAGGTCGCCGACGACGGGCGCGGGGGAGCGGACCCCGCGCGCGGCACCGGCCTGACCGGGCTCGCCGACCGGGTGGCGGCCGTCGAGGGCACGCTCGGCGTCGAGAGCCCGTGCGGCGGCCCGACCACGGTCAGGGCGGAGATCCCGTGCGCGTGGTGA
- a CDS encoding TIR domain-containing protein, with translation MTQIFIASSTEGRPYAEMIAANLMDQGVVPLLWWSQASFPIGTTLIEALMDILERVDGAIIVMTPDDRVTRRGTITYSPTQNVLLEYGLFAGKLGRANVAIAKIGNLKMPSDLDGVVYINLRAIDPSEDEIVYRSVELKPSFSTWLHELDAQSSDGARLAALAHRVAPTARPEDRLRIKARMLCERVDPKAFQRLTADSVEHLLLKHTFENEPHNDVGYRFTTPVSSYLALTRIIPGSDDERVLAAHFARNVAELIASRAIEPTVLAISKNAALGLLQSVAKQLRFPVVLIAPYGPNRKNPIEGYYEVGDRAVLLHDVALSGHHLVDCIVTLRNAGLYANHLVTLAQHYSDEAELKALMRENEIEMFASALLLPTRGRVICTNPATAVASPSVLDCVLCDVVAGRDTAPVWEILHPSEIGSEVVMESSNFVATADVAPLAPGHTLIITKRHALSMSKCSPEQLAELDAFRRRVAEHLRRAYGNPTIMFEHGLCNRARASGCGVDHAHLHVVPVTCSVTETFLQDFDVSPLRHLAELRDKVELSSEYLMLIDDEENAYFALTGAPTRQYFRRVISTRLNRELWNWNDELLLRRRDEVRELILHLHSTFGTKP, from the coding sequence GTGACTCAAATCTTCATCGCTTCTTCAACCGAAGGTCGCCCGTACGCCGAGATGATCGCGGCTAATCTCATGGACCAGGGCGTCGTACCGCTACTGTGGTGGAGTCAGGCCTCATTCCCCATCGGTACGACGTTGATTGAGGCATTGATGGACATCCTGGAGAGGGTGGACGGCGCAATCATCGTGATGACTCCCGACGACCGGGTGACCCGGCGCGGGACGATTACGTACTCACCAACCCAGAACGTCCTCCTGGAATATGGGCTCTTCGCCGGGAAACTGGGCCGGGCAAACGTGGCCATCGCGAAGATCGGCAATCTCAAGATGCCGTCAGATCTGGACGGAGTCGTATATATCAACCTTCGCGCGATCGATCCGAGCGAAGACGAGATCGTTTACCGGAGCGTGGAACTGAAGCCGAGCTTCTCGACGTGGCTGCACGAATTGGATGCCCAGAGCAGCGATGGCGCGAGGCTGGCCGCCCTGGCCCACCGTGTCGCACCTACCGCACGTCCGGAAGACAGACTGCGCATCAAGGCTCGTATGCTCTGCGAGCGCGTGGATCCCAAGGCATTCCAGAGGCTCACGGCCGATAGCGTCGAGCATCTGTTACTCAAGCACACCTTCGAGAACGAGCCGCACAACGATGTCGGCTACAGATTCACCACTCCAGTCAGCTCTTACCTCGCGCTGACCCGCATCATCCCCGGCTCGGACGACGAGCGGGTACTCGCCGCGCATTTCGCCAGGAACGTCGCGGAGTTGATCGCGAGTCGCGCGATCGAGCCCACTGTCCTGGCGATTTCCAAGAACGCGGCTCTGGGGTTGCTGCAGTCCGTCGCGAAGCAACTGCGCTTCCCGGTGGTCCTCATCGCGCCTTACGGGCCCAACAGAAAGAATCCGATAGAGGGATATTATGAGGTCGGCGATCGGGCGGTCCTGCTGCACGATGTCGCGCTCAGCGGCCACCATCTTGTGGACTGCATAGTGACCCTGCGCAACGCGGGCCTCTACGCGAATCACCTCGTGACGCTCGCCCAGCACTACTCCGACGAGGCTGAACTGAAGGCACTGATGCGCGAGAACGAGATAGAGATGTTCGCAAGCGCGTTGCTGCTGCCTACCAGAGGCCGGGTGATCTGCACCAACCCCGCGACGGCGGTGGCCTCGCCGTCGGTTCTCGACTGCGTGCTCTGCGACGTCGTCGCCGGCCGGGACACGGCGCCCGTGTGGGAGATTCTGCACCCTTCGGAGATCGGCTCCGAGGTGGTGATGGAGAGCAGCAATTTCGTCGCGACGGCTGACGTGGCGCCCCTGGCACCGGGTCACACTCTCATAATCACCAAGCGGCACGCGCTGTCGATGTCGAAGTGCTCGCCGGAGCAGTTGGCCGAGCTCGATGCCTTCCGGCGCCGGGTCGCGGAACATCTGAGGCGCGCCTACGGGAATCCGACGATCATGTTCGAGCATGGGTTGTGCAACCGTGCACGGGCGTCCGGATGCGGGGTGGACCACGCTCATCTCCATGTCGTCCCCGTGACATGTTCGGTGACGGAGACCTTCCTTCAGGACTTCGATGTCAGTCCGCTCAGGCATCTGGCGGAACTCCGGGACAAGGTTGAGCTGAGCAGCGAATATCTCATGCTCATCGATGATGAGGAGAATGCCTACTTCGCCCTGACGGGAGCTCCTACCAGGCAGTACTTCCGCCGCGTCATCTCGACCCGGCTGAACCGCGAGCTCTGGAACTGGAACGACGAACTCCTGCTGCGGAGACGAGACGAGGTGAGAGAGCTGATCCTCCATCTCCACAGCACCTTCGGCACGAAACCCTGA